A single region of the Chitinophaga niabensis genome encodes:
- a CDS encoding RNA polymerase sigma-70 factor, producing the protein MIESVTQIFIDLIAEKKDGDAYKFLYKQYQPVLLQFATAYLKAKEPAEEIVNDVLYKVWQKKENIAAISNLRAFLFTAVRNACLNLMVKLKEEQSFLSGIPVQDLTAIDPESIVISTELSDCIRNAIQSLPPRCRQIYEMVRIEGLRNKDVAELLDLSVNTIDVQLAIALKKLVQAVSTFNRQGPSKKY; encoded by the coding sequence ATGATAGAGTCTGTTACTCAAATCTTTATTGATCTGATTGCTGAAAAGAAGGATGGGGACGCATACAAGTTTTTGTACAAGCAGTACCAGCCTGTGCTTTTGCAATTTGCCACGGCTTATCTAAAGGCGAAAGAGCCCGCGGAAGAGATCGTGAATGATGTGCTGTACAAGGTTTGGCAGAAGAAAGAAAACATTGCAGCCATCAGTAATCTCCGGGCTTTTCTCTTTACCGCCGTGAGAAATGCCTGCTTAAACCTCATGGTAAAATTAAAAGAAGAACAGTCCTTTTTATCTGGTATACCTGTACAAGACCTCACTGCCATTGACCCCGAAAGTATTGTTATTTCCACCGAACTCAGCGACTGCATCAGAAATGCCATCCAATCCCTTCCCCCAAGATGCCGGCAGATCTATGAAATGGTGCGCATAGAAGGGTTACGTAATAAAGATGTGGCCGAACTGCTCGATCTCTCCGTTAATACCATTGATGTACAACTGGCCATTGCCCTGAAAAAGCTGGTGCAGGCAGTAAGTACTTTCAACCGCCAGGGGCCTTCAAAAAAATATTGA
- a CDS encoding FecR family protein has product MKDTNRIWFLMGKELSHSITLEEEEELRALLASEPELWYSYELIQAVYQMDDVTQEYVQEIKSLLDNRIEPERLNLILLTKLEETDRQVQPVPPSKYRSLYRFAAVFAGIAVLSLATWLIFKPAVVKEPAIVAMQEIVAPKGARKHITLADGTTVWLNAGSKLSYPADFSLAKREVYLSGEAYFKVVHHDEYNFIVHTAEADIKDLGTTFNVKAYEGSSKTETTLIEGALEVSLRKDPAKKMLMVPREKLVLQHKQPTLAKEVKVFEVSTIVPFEKTNDIVETAWVENKLIFRNERFESLALMMERRYNVSIIIKDKTIKEYQLTGIFKNENLTQALKLLQVIAPFKFKINNEQVVIYK; this is encoded by the coding sequence ATGAAAGATACCAACAGGATCTGGTTCTTGATGGGTAAAGAATTATCCCATTCCATCACATTAGAGGAGGAAGAAGAACTAAGAGCACTGCTGGCTTCTGAGCCTGAATTATGGTATTCCTACGAACTGATCCAGGCAGTTTACCAGATGGACGATGTTACACAGGAGTATGTGCAGGAGATCAAATCATTGCTGGATAACAGGATAGAGCCGGAAAGACTGAACTTAATATTATTAACAAAACTGGAAGAAACAGACCGGCAGGTACAGCCTGTGCCTCCTTCAAAATACAGGTCCTTATACCGTTTTGCTGCTGTTTTTGCGGGTATTGCCGTACTCTCCCTGGCAACATGGCTGATCTTTAAACCAGCTGTGGTAAAGGAACCGGCGATAGTAGCGATGCAGGAGATAGTGGCGCCTAAAGGGGCCAGGAAACATATTACACTGGCAGACGGTACAACGGTATGGCTGAATGCCGGTAGTAAACTGAGCTATCCCGCTGATTTTAGCCTTGCCAAACGGGAAGTATACCTGAGCGGAGAGGCTTATTTTAAAGTAGTCCACCACGACGAATACAATTTTATTGTTCATACCGCAGAAGCGGATATCAAAGACCTGGGTACCACCTTCAATGTCAAAGCCTATGAAGGAAGTTCGAAAACAGAAACCACATTAATAGAGGGCGCTCTTGAAGTATCCCTCCGGAAAGACCCGGCAAAGAAAATGCTGATGGTGCCCCGGGAAAAGCTGGTATTACAGCATAAGCAGCCAACATTAGCAAAAGAAGTAAAGGTTTTTGAAGTGTCTACCATTGTGCCGTTCGAGAAAACAAACGACATCGTTGAAACAGCATGGGTGGAGAATAAACTCATTTTCAGGAATGAACGCTTTGAAAGCCTCGCCCTGATGATGGAAAGAAGATATAATGTTTCGATCATTATTAAAGACAAGACCATTAAAGAATACCAGCTTACCGGCATCTTCAAGAATGAGAACCTGACGCAAGCGCTGAAACTCCTACAGGTTATCGCACCTTTTAAATTTAAAATTAATAATGAACAGGTTGTTATTTATAAGTAG
- a CDS encoding SusC/RagA family TonB-linked outer membrane protein, producing MKKNLLIGWLCHLVNVKQIEKTMRLTLIAVFLFCMQLSAKVYSQKDVKLSLEAKDIRFSKALDKIETATGCRFFYNSKEVSLNKLVSISTNGNQKLTDVLSLLLGPMNLNYRLLSDSVIAITASPDARFSLLKGTVKDSKGVALPGVTIVVKGTNKGTSTNTEGQFELDVPDNAVLVITYIGFQNQEQPVNGRTSIDIVLQDEAKGLNEIIVVGYGTQKKAFTTAAISTVKSDDIARNPVANMNNSIAGRVSGVLAFQNSGEPGEDASLIRVRGVGTTGSRNGPLTIVDGIPRNFSQISPNEIETITVLKDAAAIAPYGLAGANGVILITSKRGKQGKSQLSFGTWYGLQSPTQYPHYLDAYGFASTLNVANKNAGLAPAYTDAQLQKYRDHSDPDHYPDVDWMKEVIDFEAPMNQQNLTFSGGSEKMRFYSSLARLYQQGSVDVINYTRYNLATNLDVNATKSTIVSLDIKGTFEVTKNPGSQSGTGIYTSVTKNSPLLNTPLKFSNGLPGNGLLPSIYESGYNRKKENIFFSQLSIEQFVPEVPGLSFKAVAAYDKNYNTNKQWQLPYTIYSLNAQDQFIPTKAGVVAPSLSQAFDEAINTTLQGYITYKHNFGKHGLNALVVGELRQGNNNAFDASRLNYQVALDELSLGSSSKNDLDNSGSSASYKQLGFVYRLGYDFNQKYIVEFSGRYDGHYYFAPGKRFAFFPAVSLGWRLSEEKFIRDNYKWIDNLKLRGSYGVSGNLAGSPFQYLSSYGLNSSYGFGGTQFTQVQGVFERSEPNPNITWETAKKSDIGLEALLFGGKLGFEVDFFKERRSDMLVTPNAVVPVEYGIGISQVNAGIMDNQGFDFSINSSNTFKNGLTLNAGFNFSYAKNKLVQTFENASTLNDPNRRRTGRPLDTQFGLKAIGLFQSQAEIDAAPPQFGKLIPGDIRYADINGDKKIDDNDQVVIGDPAFPQMIFGLTYNLAWKGVDLSMMWQGAAKSSFQLTNEASLPYFNGAKIFKEQLDYWTPENRDAKYPVILPSPNTNSQQVSSFWQRDGAYLRLKSAELGYTIPAHLTNRLRMSSVRIYTAGQNLLTFSAEKYLDPEIGVSSASKRARYYFQQKVFSFGINVNF from the coding sequence ATGAAAAAAAATCTACTTATCGGATGGCTGTGCCATCTGGTTAATGTTAAGCAAATTGAAAAGACCATGCGACTTACGCTCATTGCTGTTTTTCTATTTTGCATGCAGTTGTCCGCCAAAGTATACTCTCAAAAGGACGTTAAACTCTCATTAGAAGCGAAGGATATCAGATTTTCAAAGGCGCTTGATAAAATTGAGACTGCTACAGGATGCCGTTTTTTCTACAATTCAAAAGAGGTTTCTCTCAATAAGCTGGTGTCCATCAGCACCAACGGTAACCAGAAATTAACAGATGTATTATCCCTCCTGCTGGGCCCCATGAACCTGAACTACCGGTTGTTATCGGACAGTGTGATTGCCATCACGGCCTCTCCTGACGCACGTTTTTCGCTTCTAAAGGGAACAGTAAAAGACAGTAAAGGTGTTGCTTTACCGGGTGTAACAATCGTGGTAAAAGGCACCAATAAAGGAACTTCTACCAATACAGAAGGACAGTTTGAACTGGATGTACCAGACAATGCCGTACTCGTGATCACCTATATCGGTTTCCAGAACCAGGAGCAACCCGTAAATGGAAGAACTTCGATAGATATTGTATTACAGGATGAGGCCAAGGGGCTGAACGAGATCATTGTGGTAGGTTATGGCACACAGAAGAAAGCATTCACCACAGCCGCTATTTCCACGGTAAAAAGTGACGACATTGCCCGGAACCCTGTAGCCAATATGAATAACAGTATCGCAGGCCGGGTTTCCGGTGTGCTGGCCTTCCAGAATAGTGGTGAACCGGGAGAAGATGCATCCCTGATCAGGGTAAGAGGTGTTGGAACAACCGGTAGCCGGAATGGACCATTAACGATAGTAGACGGCATTCCCCGTAACTTTTCCCAGATCTCCCCAAACGAAATTGAAACCATCACGGTGCTGAAGGATGCAGCAGCGATCGCTCCTTATGGCCTGGCAGGTGCAAATGGTGTGATCCTGATCACTTCCAAGAGAGGCAAACAGGGTAAGAGCCAGCTGAGCTTTGGTACCTGGTACGGGTTACAAAGTCCTACCCAATACCCGCATTACCTGGATGCTTACGGTTTTGCTTCTACTTTGAATGTGGCGAATAAAAACGCAGGACTTGCGCCCGCTTATACAGATGCACAATTGCAGAAGTACAGGGACCATTCCGATCCGGACCATTATCCCGATGTTGACTGGATGAAGGAAGTGATAGACTTTGAAGCACCCATGAACCAACAGAACCTTACCTTTTCCGGTGGTTCTGAAAAGATGCGTTTCTATAGTTCCCTGGCCCGCCTTTATCAGCAAGGCTCTGTGGATGTGATCAATTATACGAGGTATAACTTAGCCACTAACCTGGATGTGAACGCTACAAAATCCACCATTGTTTCCTTAGATATCAAAGGCACTTTTGAAGTAACCAAAAACCCTGGCTCACAAAGCGGAACAGGGATCTATACCTCCGTTACCAAAAACTCCCCTTTACTCAATACCCCGCTGAAATTCTCCAATGGTCTGCCAGGTAATGGCCTGTTGCCTTCCATTTATGAAAGCGGTTATAACAGGAAGAAGGAAAACATTTTCTTCTCCCAACTCTCCATCGAACAATTTGTGCCAGAAGTACCCGGCCTTTCATTCAAAGCTGTAGCAGCGTACGATAAGAACTATAATACTAACAAACAGTGGCAATTGCCCTACACCATTTATTCTTTAAATGCACAGGATCAATTCATCCCTACTAAAGCCGGTGTAGTTGCCCCCAGCTTAAGCCAGGCATTTGACGAAGCGATCAATACCACTTTACAGGGCTATATCACTTACAAGCACAATTTTGGTAAACATGGCCTCAATGCATTGGTGGTAGGTGAACTCCGCCAGGGCAATAATAACGCGTTTGATGCTTCCCGCCTGAACTACCAGGTAGCATTGGATGAACTGTCCCTGGGCAGCTCTTCCAAGAACGACCTGGACAACAGCGGTTCTTCTGCTTCTTATAAGCAACTGGGTTTTGTGTACAGGTTAGGGTATGACTTTAACCAAAAGTATATCGTGGAGTTTTCCGGCCGTTACGACGGGCACTATTATTTTGCTCCCGGTAAAAGGTTTGCTTTCTTCCCGGCGGTTTCTTTGGGATGGAGATTGTCTGAAGAAAAATTCATCAGGGATAATTACAAATGGATCGACAACCTGAAACTCCGTGGTTCTTACGGCGTGTCCGGTAACCTGGCAGGTTCTCCGTTCCAATACCTCAGCAGTTACGGCCTGAACAGCAGCTATGGCTTCGGTGGAACACAGTTCACACAGGTGCAGGGTGTTTTTGAAAGAAGTGAACCCAATCCTAACATCACCTGGGAAACAGCGAAGAAATCAGACATCGGCCTGGAAGCTTTGCTGTTCGGTGGTAAACTCGGATTTGAAGTAGACTTCTTTAAAGAAAGACGTTCGGACATGCTGGTAACACCAAATGCAGTGGTGCCGGTAGAATACGGAATCGGTATTTCGCAGGTGAATGCGGGTATCATGGATAACCAGGGTTTTGATTTCTCCATCAACTCTTCCAACACTTTCAAAAACGGACTGACCCTGAATGCGGGTTTCAATTTCTCCTATGCCAAAAACAAGCTGGTACAGACATTTGAAAACGCCTCTACCTTAAATGATCCGAACAGAAGACGTACGGGCAGACCATTGGATACACAGTTCGGTTTAAAGGCGATCGGCCTTTTCCAATCACAGGCAGAGATTGATGCAGCACCTCCCCAGTTCGGTAAACTGATCCCCGGCGATATCAGGTATGCAGATATCAATGGTGATAAAAAGATTGATGATAACGACCAGGTGGTGATCGGCGATCCTGCTTTCCCGCAAATGATCTTTGGCTTAACATATAATCTTGCCTGGAAGGGGGTTGACCTGAGCATGATGTGGCAGGGTGCAGCAAAGAGCAGTTTCCAGTTGACCAACGAAGCTTCACTGCCTTACTTCAATGGCGCCAAGATCTTTAAAGAACAACTGGATTACTGGACACCTGAAAACAGGGATGCCAAATATCCTGTGATCCTTCCTTCTCCCAATACCAATAGCCAGCAGGTTTCTTCTTTCTGGCAAAGGGACGGCGCTTACCTGAGATTGAAGAGTGCAGAACTGGGCTATACTATTCCTGCTCATCTTACCAACAGGTTAAGGATGTCTTCCGTACGGATCTATACTGCTGGTCAGAACCTGCTCACTTTCTCTGCTGAAAAATACCTTGATCCTGAGATCGGTGTGAGCAGCGCCAGTAAAAGGGCGCGTTACTACTTTCAGCAAAAAGTGTTCTCTTTTGGTATCAATGTAAACTTCTAA
- a CDS encoding RagB/SusD family nutrient uptake outer membrane protein: MKKLSFLYIVAGALLFTACDESLDIEPTDQLTDASVWKTPTNAGLFLNDIYNNLNPGPQSTVFTNVPSEISNDPLDNFSDNSISGPIAGIPSYVNFAQGSYGPSTPIFTPHWKNMYTNIRKCNVFIQNVSASSFDDATKKGFLAQARFLRAYYYKSLMDLYGGVPIITVPLNREEQGDAIFNPRNTYEECVAFIQKECEEAAVDLPLTVAAKDAGRATKGAAWALKGEQELYAGKWPEAAATNLKIMQSGAGYDLFGDYGQLFLPANENNKEVIFDIQYAANIKGEIKEKYWNPVKVSDGGGWGAVNPTQDLVDEYEFLDGKTEAEGSALFDPANPYKNRDKRFEATIIYDGASWKNGIIYTRLGVPNNSNELDASGAGGKGRTGYFLKKMVDPAIVPGVSAGANSIIWRYAEVLLNYAEAQNEAVGPDQSVYDAMKKVRARAGLPELPANLTQAAMRMRIRRERRIEMAFEGKRLFDLWRWRTAEQIFSKSLRAMKITVVGGNLVYEKVNAGGGKITFDASKNYLMPIPQTVIAQNPKIIQNPKY; encoded by the coding sequence ATGAAAAAATTATCCTTCTTATATATTGTAGCGGGCGCATTGCTCTTCACTGCTTGTGACGAATCGCTTGACATTGAGCCAACAGATCAGCTCACGGATGCCTCTGTATGGAAAACACCTACGAATGCAGGTTTGTTCCTCAATGATATCTATAACAACCTGAACCCGGGGCCACAATCTACCGTGTTCACAAATGTACCTTCCGAGATCAGCAACGATCCTTTGGATAACTTCTCTGATAACAGCATCAGTGGCCCTATTGCAGGCATTCCTTCTTATGTGAACTTTGCACAGGGTTCCTACGGACCGTCTACACCTATTTTTACACCGCATTGGAAGAACATGTACACCAACATCCGGAAGTGTAATGTATTCATTCAAAATGTATCGGCTTCCAGCTTTGATGATGCCACGAAGAAAGGTTTCCTGGCGCAGGCGAGGTTCTTAAGGGCTTATTATTATAAATCCCTGATGGACCTGTATGGCGGTGTGCCTATTATTACCGTTCCTCTCAACAGGGAAGAACAGGGCGATGCCATCTTTAATCCAAGGAATACCTATGAAGAGTGTGTGGCCTTCATTCAGAAAGAGTGTGAAGAAGCTGCCGTGGACCTTCCTTTAACTGTTGCTGCAAAAGATGCAGGCCGTGCTACTAAAGGTGCTGCCTGGGCACTGAAAGGTGAGCAGGAATTGTATGCAGGCAAATGGCCCGAAGCTGCTGCCACTAACCTGAAGATCATGCAATCCGGTGCAGGGTACGATCTGTTTGGAGATTATGGCCAATTGTTCTTACCTGCCAACGAGAATAACAAAGAAGTGATCTTTGATATACAGTATGCTGCCAACATCAAAGGAGAGATCAAAGAAAAATACTGGAACCCCGTAAAAGTTTCCGATGGCGGCGGATGGGGTGCTGTGAATCCTACGCAGGACCTGGTAGATGAATATGAATTCCTGGATGGTAAAACAGAAGCCGAAGGATCTGCTTTATTCGATCCTGCCAATCCATACAAGAACAGGGATAAACGTTTTGAAGCAACGATCATTTATGATGGTGCTTCCTGGAAGAATGGTATCATCTATACCCGCCTGGGTGTTCCCAATAACAGCAATGAACTGGATGCTTCCGGCGCTGGTGGTAAAGGGCGTACCGGCTATTTCCTAAAGAAGATGGTAGACCCTGCTATTGTTCCCGGTGTTAGTGCCGGCGCTAATTCCATCATATGGCGGTATGCAGAGGTATTGCTGAATTATGCGGAAGCGCAGAATGAAGCAGTAGGCCCTGATCAATCTGTATACGATGCCATGAAGAAAGTGCGGGCCAGGGCAGGACTGCCTGAATTACCCGCAAACCTTACTCAGGCAGCAATGCGCATGAGGATAAGAAGGGAACGCAGGATAGAAATGGCTTTTGAAGGTAAACGTTTGTTTGATCTCTGGAGATGGAGAACGGCAGAACAGATCTTCAGCAAATCACTACGTGCCATGAAAATAACCGTGGTAGGCGGCAACCTGGTATATGAAAAAGTAAATGCAGGTGGTGGAAAGATAACATTCGATGCATCCAAGAACTACCTGATGCCGATACCACAAACAGTGATTGCACAGAACCCTAAAATAATACAGAACCCTAAATATTAA
- a CDS encoding WD40/YVTN/BNR-like repeat-containing protein — translation MKNSMTLLLSVGIALFACKKPAELKKETLDGEKSVGASIQSVLPYNWGSVAIGGGGYVTGIVIHPTQSNRMYIRTDVGGAYKWDGTNQKWVQMLDGLSTIRVDGMALDANSPDRVYLALNDGVYRSNDLGVSWTKLFSTTYDGNGDLRWIGECLAVDPVTSTVVYAGTRSDGLYRSTNTGTSWTKITSVPNGTKGVRTVVVDSATTVSGRSAKVYVGIPGTGIYVSTDGGTTFSAMAGAPTSPNRMQVVGGKVYVTHSTGVTVWNGTTWTDITPAGGTNKNYCGLSIEAYDPLKIAVCQRYGTFNNPLYRSSDGGVTWQQMNTASLPITKTLEAPWWPNSWFSSATSNIVFDPLHHGDLYYADWFGVWFTSNAWAAGSVAWETRIKGDEETVVLTVASPPGSVSLYSGVADVFGFRHDNIATYPAARLYNINEGFSIAYCESSPANIAILGSSGNDGTGTILATSSNSGTSWTTRTLPSGVKLGRIAISSANPDNMVYIAGGSAGAVYYSTDRGSSWTAATGAPTGSVNAIDVWSKDFSIAADCVNGNDFYIYKTGYLYASTDGGATWTQKNATAIPNKNSYLFVAARPGTAGEVWVSLDGNGLYKTTNGGTTFTKVTALSTSTAFAFGAPATGTSTPTVYSYGTVSGIKGLYRSTDLGVNWDQINGSQTFPAGVKGLAGDRTVFGRIYVGTGGRGVLYGQP, via the coding sequence ATGAAAAATTCTATGACATTACTATTGTCTGTAGGGATTGCATTGTTCGCATGCAAGAAACCTGCTGAGCTTAAAAAGGAAACACTGGATGGTGAGAAGTCCGTTGGGGCTTCCATACAATCTGTGCTTCCTTACAATTGGGGCAGTGTGGCGATTGGAGGAGGAGGATATGTTACAGGAATTGTTATTCATCCTACACAATCCAACAGGATGTACATCCGTACAGATGTTGGAGGCGCTTACAAATGGGATGGCACTAATCAGAAATGGGTGCAGATGCTGGATGGCCTGAGTACGATCAGGGTAGATGGGATGGCATTGGATGCCAACTCTCCTGACAGGGTTTACCTGGCATTGAACGATGGCGTTTACCGCTCAAACGATCTTGGTGTGAGCTGGACGAAATTGTTTTCTACCACCTATGATGGTAATGGTGATCTTCGCTGGATAGGGGAATGCCTCGCAGTAGACCCTGTTACCAGTACCGTGGTGTATGCCGGCACCCGTTCAGATGGGCTGTACCGAAGTACCAATACGGGAACCAGCTGGACAAAGATCACCAGTGTGCCCAATGGTACAAAAGGGGTACGTACCGTTGTAGTAGATTCCGCCACCACAGTGAGCGGCAGATCTGCGAAAGTGTACGTGGGTATTCCGGGCACAGGTATTTATGTGAGTACGGATGGCGGCACAACTTTCTCCGCCATGGCTGGTGCGCCCACCTCTCCTAACCGTATGCAGGTTGTGGGTGGCAAAGTGTATGTTACCCATTCAACCGGTGTTACTGTTTGGAATGGAACAACATGGACGGACATTACACCGGCAGGAGGCACTAACAAGAATTACTGCGGCTTGTCCATTGAAGCGTACGATCCATTGAAGATCGCTGTTTGTCAACGTTATGGTACTTTCAATAATCCATTGTACCGCTCTTCAGATGGTGGTGTTACCTGGCAACAAATGAATACTGCTTCGCTGCCTATCACTAAAACCCTGGAAGCTCCATGGTGGCCTAACAGCTGGTTTTCCAGTGCTACATCCAATATTGTATTTGATCCACTGCATCATGGTGATCTTTATTATGCGGATTGGTTTGGCGTGTGGTTTACTTCCAACGCCTGGGCCGCAGGATCAGTTGCTTGGGAAACACGTATAAAAGGAGACGAAGAAACAGTGGTATTAACAGTAGCGTCGCCTCCGGGTAGCGTATCATTGTATTCAGGTGTTGCGGATGTATTTGGTTTCCGCCATGATAATATCGCAACATATCCTGCAGCAAGGCTGTACAATATCAATGAAGGATTCAGCATTGCTTACTGCGAAAGTTCTCCTGCTAATATTGCTATCCTGGGTTCTTCCGGTAACGATGGAACTGGTACAATACTCGCTACATCTTCCAACAGCGGTACATCCTGGACAACACGTACACTTCCTTCCGGTGTGAAATTAGGACGCATTGCTATCTCATCTGCCAATCCTGATAACATGGTGTACATAGCCGGAGGTTCAGCAGGTGCAGTGTATTACAGCACGGACAGGGGAAGTTCCTGGACGGCGGCTACCGGTGCTCCAACCGGTTCGGTGAATGCCATTGATGTTTGGAGTAAAGACTTTTCCATCGCTGCGGATTGCGTAAACGGGAATGATTTTTACATTTATAAAACAGGTTACCTCTATGCATCTACAGACGGTGGTGCTACCTGGACGCAGAAGAATGCCACCGCTATTCCCAACAAAAATTCTTACCTGTTTGTGGCGGCCAGGCCGGGAACTGCGGGAGAAGTTTGGGTAAGCCTCGATGGTAATGGTCTTTACAAAACCACTAATGGTGGTACCACTTTCACAAAGGTGACTGCATTGAGCACTTCCACTGCATTTGCATTTGGTGCTCCGGCAACTGGAACAAGTACGCCCACTGTGTATAGTTATGGTACAGTATCCGGGATTAAAGGTCTGTACCGCTCAACAGACCTGGGTGTAAACTGGGATCAGATCAATGGTTCGCAAACATTCCCTGCCGGGGTAAAAGGGCTTGCAGGAGACAGGACGGTGTTTGGACGTATCTATGTTGGTACCGGTGGTCGTGGTGTATTATATGGTCAACCTTAA
- a CDS encoding arylsulfatase: MKLQTILIATAFLGSSWGPGRPGENEKPNIILIMADDMGYGDLGCYGQKMIQTPNIDALAKGGLRFTTYYAGNTVCAPSREALLTGMHTGHTSIRGNFLTDEKEDPAMPSEKVTVAELLKGAGYHTALIGKWGLGGEGHSPETQGFDYSYGYLDQIQAHNYFPPFLYENGKKVMLDQNADGKKGAYSHHLFVDKTLRFLESSAKEPFFLYLPYTIPHGEHVIPDNSAYAGKDWPEQFKNYAAMITQLDSDIGRIMQMLKEKGLDKNTLILFTSDNGANPGFAKFFRSNGVFRGNKTNLYEGGIREPLIAYWPGKIKAGQVTGHVAAGWDVLPTICQAAGIKAPAGIDGVSFYPGLLGTGKQVIHPYLYWEYYTYNYNWNKPDATMPRNWLDSRALRFDHWKAVVKSTPTDLAGKIELYDLAKDSTETTDLAATHPEVVKRVKELMQSATKANAPYFPYKH, from the coding sequence ATGAAACTACAAACTATCTTAATCGCTACAGCTTTCCTGGGTTCCTCATGGGGCCCGGGAAGGCCCGGCGAAAACGAGAAACCGAATATCATCCTCATTATGGCAGATGATATGGGTTATGGCGATCTTGGCTGTTACGGGCAGAAGATGATACAAACGCCAAACATCGATGCATTGGCAAAAGGTGGGTTACGTTTTACCACTTATTATGCAGGGAATACCGTTTGTGCGCCATCGAGAGAAGCCTTGCTCACCGGTATGCATACCGGGCATACTTCCATCCGGGGGAATTTTTTAACGGATGAAAAAGAAGACCCGGCCATGCCTTCAGAAAAAGTAACGGTTGCAGAACTGTTAAAAGGTGCAGGATATCATACGGCATTGATCGGAAAATGGGGGCTGGGCGGTGAAGGCCATAGCCCGGAAACACAGGGGTTTGATTACTCCTATGGTTACCTGGACCAGATACAGGCACATAACTATTTCCCGCCTTTCTTATATGAGAACGGGAAGAAGGTGATGCTGGACCAGAATGCAGATGGTAAAAAAGGAGCTTACAGTCATCATCTTTTTGTAGACAAAACGTTGCGGTTTTTAGAGAGCAGTGCAAAGGAACCTTTCTTCCTTTACCTGCCTTATACCATTCCACATGGGGAACATGTGATCCCCGATAATTCTGCTTATGCAGGAAAAGACTGGCCGGAACAGTTTAAGAACTATGCAGCCATGATCACGCAGCTGGACAGTGATATCGGACGGATCATGCAAATGCTGAAAGAGAAGGGATTGGATAAGAACACGCTGATCCTGTTCACAAGTGATAACGGAGCCAATCCGGGTTTTGCTAAATTCTTCCGCAGCAATGGCGTTTTCAGGGGGAATAAAACCAACCTTTACGAAGGTGGTATCCGTGAACCCCTGATCGCTTACTGGCCTGGTAAAATTAAGGCCGGTCAGGTTACAGGGCATGTTGCTGCCGGCTGGGATGTTTTGCCTACTATTTGTCAGGCTGCGGGCATTAAAGCACCTGCGGGAATTGATGGTGTTTCTTTTTATCCCGGTTTACTGGGTACAGGGAAACAGGTGATTCATCCTTATCTCTACTGGGAATATTACACCTACAATTACAACTGGAATAAACCGGATGCTACCATGCCCAGGAACTGGCTGGATAGCAGGGCACTGCGTTTCGATCATTGGAAAGCAGTTGTGAAAAGTACACCAACAGACCTGGCCGGAAAGATTGAATTATATGATCTGGCCAAAGATTCCACGGAAACAACAGACCTGGCTGCTACTCATCCTGAAGTGGTGAAACGCGTGAAGGAACTTATGCAGTCAGCAACTAAAGCGAATGCACCATATTTTCCATATAAGCACTAA